GTAGCGAGATGAGCTATCATAGGCTagaaagataaggaaaagaaatgcGTGATGCATTTTCTCccgaaaagaaagaatcaagtaATCCTCATTTAAGTACGTTTGCAATATCAGATAGAGCCAAAGCACTTTTTAAGTACATTCAATAGAGAATTGTCGAATTTTTTTCACatgggaaaatttaaaataaagataCGAGTTAATGACTTCTGATTGACCGATACAAATCAGACTTTTTAAGATGAATATCATTCAAAAGTGAAGCTTACCTATTGcatcctaattaaaaaaatgggcacaatcccaactttttttttttaacccctCCTCATAGGCCAACTCATCATGGGGGGTGAAATAGCTGATGTGCCCCGCCAAATTGGGTCAGATGACAAATGATAGTAAGTCAAATCATTGTGGACTTTGCAAATTGCATGTATTGCATGTCATTGTTTTTCTATGCCTACATGACCATGAACACCCCACTATTTCAAAAAACTTGACCTCACAATGCATGGCGGAAGGAGAAAACGAaaaaggtgggggaggggggtggaaaaagggcaaaagagaaaaaaaaagaatggggaGGGGAAGGCGAGGATACGCGATTTGACGAGAATgccctcggcctcgccggggcttcACCGAGCGTGAAGCGTTGCCACCTTCTGTATATATTgatcctctctcttctttgttcCCGCACACACGAAAGCCATTTCCCCTCTCTCATTCCTCTTCGACTCTCCATCTGCGTactcctcccttctctctctctctctctctctctctctcctcccatctctctctctctctctctctctttctagcgCACGCATATTCCCCAGCcaaatctctccctctcctctcccgTAGCCATGCCTGAAGCACCGAAGCAAGCGCCGAAACCGGCCGACGACAACCTCCACGACAAGAACAGGAAGGCCCTCCAGTTCATCGAGGACGTCACGGCCAACGCCGACGAGGTCCAGAGGCGGGTCCTCGCCGAGATCCTCTCCCGCAATGCCCACGTCGAGTACCTGCGCCGCCACGGCCTCGACGGCCAGACCGACCGCGAGTCCTTCAAGAAGACCCTGCCCGTGATCACCTACGAGGACCTCCAGCCGGACGTCACTCGCATCGCCAATGGCGACAAGTCCCCCATCCTCTGCTCCCACCCCATTTCGGAGTTCCTCACCAGGTAAGCGAACGCGGCGGTCTCCCTccttgttcttgaatttttttatgttttttttttttttctttgggggtgggggggggTCGACTTCTCGGGTCAAATGGGTAAAGTGGGTGGTTCTTGATTTTTGCTGGGTCTTGCTAAATCGGGTCGGTTCTTGATTTTCGGTGCAGCTCAGGGACGTCCGGAGGGGAGAGGAAGCTGATGCCCACCATTGAAGAGGAGCTGAACAGGAGGTCACTGCTCTATAGCCTGCTGATGCCCGTGATGAGCCAGTATGTGCCTAATCTGGAGAAGGGCAAAGGCATGTACTTTTTGTTCATAAAGTCAGAGGCTAAGACGCCGGGTGGGCTCGTCGCCCGACCCGTCCTCACCAGCTACTACAAAAGCTCCCACTTCAAAGAAAGGCCCTATGACCCGTATACCAACTACACTAGCCCCAATGAGACCATTCTCTGCCCTGACTCCTACCAGAGCATGTACTCCCAATTGCTCTGCGGCCTTTGCCAGCACAAGGAGGTCCTCCGGGTCGGGGCCGTGTTCGCCTCCGGTTTCATCCGGGCGATCCGGTTCCTCGAGAACCACTGGGCCCTCCTGTGCCACGACATCCGGACCGGGTCCATCAACCCAGAGATCACCGACCCAGCCATCCGCGAGGCCGTGATGAGGATCCTCAAGCCGGACCCGAAACTCGCGGACTTCATCGAGGCCGAGTGCGGCAACGACTCATGGGGCGGGATCATAACGCGGCTGTGGCCGAACACCAAGTATGTGGATGTAATCGTGACCGGCACCATGTCACAGTACATTCCCACTCTCGACTACTACAGCAATGGGCTCCCTCTCGTGTGTACCATGTATGCCTCTTCCGAGTGTTACTTCGGGGTCAACCTTAACCCGCTTTGCAAGCCAAGCGAAGTGTCCTACACATTGATCCCCACCATGGCCTACTTCGAGTTCTTGCCGGTGCACCGTAACAACGGAGCCGCCAACAACCCGATCTCAATGCCCAAATCGCTCAATGAGAAGGAGCAGCGGGATTTGGTCGATCTTGTCGATGTCAAGCTTGGCCAAGAGTATGAGCTTGTGGTCACCACCCATGCCGGTAAGTGGCCGTCTTTTTCATGCTTCAATTGGCGAAACACTTGACAGAACTTTCCATTTACTGATGGCGAATGTATTAAAACTTATTCACAGCGACTTTAAACCCAAATTGGTCAAATCCTGACTCCAATCTGCAAGACTGAATTTCATTCACAGTGTTTCAAGAAACATTTGTGTGTTGACTAGAGCTTAATTAGTTGTGCGTACTCATGATGAGCACTCTCTGTAATTTCGCAGGACTCTATCGCTACAGGGTCGGGGACGTGCTCCGAGTCGCGGGGTTCAAGAACAAGGCGCCTCAGTTCAACTTCATATGCCGCAAGAACGTGGTCCTGAGCATCGACTCCGACAAGACGGACGAGGTCGAGCTGCAGAACGCGGTGAAGAACGCGCTGAACCACCTGGCCCCGTTCGACGCGATCGTGGCCGAGTACACCAGCTACGCCGACACCTCGACCATCCCCGGCCACTACGTCCTGTTCTGGGAGCTCAGCCTGAACGGCTCGAACCCGATCCCTCCTTCCGTCTT
The window above is part of the Eucalyptus grandis isolate ANBG69807.140 chromosome 6, ASM1654582v1, whole genome shotgun sequence genome. Proteins encoded here:
- the LOC104450183 gene encoding indole-3-acetic acid-amido synthetase GH3.6 translates to MPEAPKQAPKPADDNLHDKNRKALQFIEDVTANADEVQRRVLAEILSRNAHVEYLRRHGLDGQTDRESFKKTLPVITYEDLQPDVTRIANGDKSPILCSHPISEFLTSSGTSGGERKLMPTIEEELNRRSLLYSLLMPVMSQYVPNLEKGKGMYFLFIKSEAKTPGGLVARPVLTSYYKSSHFKERPYDPYTNYTSPNETILCPDSYQSMYSQLLCGLCQHKEVLRVGAVFASGFIRAIRFLENHWALLCHDIRTGSINPEITDPAIREAVMRILKPDPKLADFIEAECGNDSWGGIITRLWPNTKYVDVIVTGTMSQYIPTLDYYSNGLPLVCTMYASSECYFGVNLNPLCKPSEVSYTLIPTMAYFEFLPVHRNNGAANNPISMPKSLNEKEQRDLVDLVDVKLGQEYELVVTTHAGLYRYRVGDVLRVAGFKNKAPQFNFICRKNVVLSIDSDKTDEVELQNAVKNALNHLAPFDAIVAEYTSYADTSTIPGHYVLFWELSLNGSNPIPPSVFEDCCLAVEESLNSVYRQGRVSDRSIGPLEIKIVEPGTFDKLMDCAISYGASINQYKTPRCVKFAPLLEILNSRVVSKYFSPKCPKWVPGHKQWSN